The genomic segment GAAGAGGCGTTCAAGTTGATCATCTCCGCTGGGATCGCCGATGGGCCCGCAACTGCGGGCGCCTCATAGCCGCACGGAACCTCTTCCCTTGAGCGAAGCCGAACACAAGACCATCTGCAAGAATCGCCGCGCTCGTTTTCAATACGAGATCGACGAGACGATCGAAGCGGGGCTGGTGCTCCAGGGATCGGAAGTAAAATCGATGCGGGAGGGGAAGGCGAACCTGTCCGACTCCTACGGCCGGATCAAGGGCGGAGAGGCGTTCCTGGTCAAAGCCCACATCGAGCCCTACAAGCAGGCCACCCACCGCAACCACGAGCCCGAGCGGGAGCGCAAGCTGCTTCTGAATCGCCGGGAAATCCACCGCCTGGGCGGCAAGCTTCGCGAGCGCGGGTTTACCCTCGTGCCGATCGAGATGTACTTCAAGGGTGGGCGGGCGAAGGTGCTTCTGGGGCTCGGGCGCGGCAAGAAGCTATACGACAAGCGTCGGACCATCGCGAAGCGCGAATCCGATAAGCGCCTGCAGCGCC from the bacterium genome contains:
- the smpB gene encoding SsrA-binding protein SmpB encodes the protein MGPQLRAPHSRTEPLPLSEAEHKTICKNRRARFQYEIDETIEAGLVLQGSEVKSMREGKANLSDSYGRIKGGEAFLVKAHIEPYKQATHRNHEPERERKLLLNRREIHRLGGKLRERGFTLVPIEMYFKGGRAKVLLGLGRGKKLYDKRRTIAKRESDKRLQRLTKRKAQRR